A single genomic interval of Megalobrama amblycephala isolate DHTTF-2021 linkage group LG15, ASM1881202v1, whole genome shotgun sequence harbors:
- the LOC125246601 gene encoding histone H3, producing MARTKQTARKSTGGKAPRKQLATKAARKSAPATGGVKKPHRYRPGTVALREIRRYQKSTELLIRKLPFQRLVREIAQDFKTDLRFQSSAVMALQEASEAYLVGLFEDTNLCAIHAKRVTIMPKDIQLARRIRGERA from the coding sequence ATGGCAAGAACCAAGCAGACCGCTCGTAAATCCACCGGTGGCAAAGCCCCGAGGAAGCAGCTCGCTACCAAAGCCGCCCGTAAGAGCGCTCCGGCCACCGGCGGCGTCAAGAAGCCCCATCGTTACAGGCCTGGGACCGTGGCTCTCCGAGAGATCCGCCGTTATCAGAAGTCCACCGAGCTGCTGATCCGCAAACTGCCCTTCCAGCGGCTGGTCCGAGAAATCGCTCAGGACTTCAAGACGGATCTGCGCTTCCAGAGCTCCGCTGTCATGGCCCTGCAGGAGGCCAGCGAGGCTTATTTGGTCGGTCTGTTTGAGGACACCAACCTGTGCGCCATCCACGCCAAGAGGGTCACCATCATGCCCAAAGACATTCAGCTGGCCCGCCGTATCCGCGGAGAGCGCGCCTAA
- the LOC125246647 gene encoding histone H4, whose protein sequence is MSGRGKGGKGLGKGGAKRHRKVLRDNIQGITKPAIRRLARRGGVKRISGLIYEETRGVLKVFLENVIRDAVTYTEHAKRKTVTAMDVVYALKRQGRTLYGFGG, encoded by the coding sequence ATGTCTGGAAGAGGCAAAGGTGGTAAAGGGCTCGGAAAAGGAGGCGCCAAGCGTCACCGTAAAGTTCTGCGCGATAACATCCAGGGAATCACCAAACCCGCCATCCGTCGTCTCGCTCGCCGTGGCGGTGTCAAGCGCATTTCCGGTCTGATCTACGAGGAGACCCGCGGAGTGTTGAAGGTGTTTCTGGAGAACGTCATCCGCGATGCCGTCACCTACACCGAGCACGCCAAGAGAAAGACCGTGACCGCCATGGATGTTGTGTACGCGCTGAAGCGACAGGGACGCACTCTGTACGGCTTCGGAGGATAA
- the LOC125246625 gene encoding histone H2B yields the protein MPEPAKSAPKKGSKKAVTKTAGKGGKKRKRSRKESYAIYVYKVLKQVHPDTGISSKAMGIMNSFVNDIFERIAGESSRLAHYNKRSTITSREIQTAVRLLLPGELAKHAVSEGTKAVTKYTSSK from the coding sequence ATGCCTGAACCAGCAAAGTCCGCGCCTAAGAAGGGCTCCAAGAAGGCCGTCACGAAGACCGCCGGTAAGGGAGGAAAGAAGCGCAAGAGGTCCAGGAAGGAGAGCTACGCTATCTACGTCTACAAAGTCCTGAAGCAGGTTCATCCTGACACCGGCATCTCTTCCAAGGCGATGGGCATCATGAACTCTTTCGTCAACGACATCTTCGAGCGCATCGCCGGTGAGTCGTCTCGTCTCGCTCACTACAACAAGCGCTCCACCATCACTTCTAGAGAGATCCAGACCGCCGTGCGTCTGCTGCTGCCCGGAGAGCTGGCCAAACACGCCGTGTCCGAGGGCACCAAGGCCGTCACCAAGTACACCAGCTCCAAGTAG
- the LOC125246615 gene encoding histone H2A-like: protein MSGRGKTGGKARAKAKTRSSRAGLQFPVGRVHRLLRKGNYAERVGAGAPVYLAAVLEYLTAEILELAGNAARDNKKTRIIPRHLQLAVRNDEELNKLLGGVTIAQGGVLPNIQAVLLPKKTEKPAKSK, encoded by the coding sequence ATGAGTGGAAGAGGCAAAACCGGAGGAAAAGCAAGAGCGAAGGCTAAGACTCGCTCATCCAGGGCAGGACTGCAGTTCCCCGTCGGCCGTGTTCACAGGCTTCTCCGCAAAGGTAACTACGCCGAGCGCGTCGGTGCTGGTGCTCCTGTTTATCTGGCGGCTGTGCTCGAGTATCTTACCGCTGAGATCCTGGAGTTGGCTGGAAATGCTGCTCGGGACAACAAGAAGACCCGCATCATCCCCCGTCATCTGCAGCTGGCGGTGCGCAACGACGAAGAGTTGAACAAACTTCTGGGCGGAGTGACCATCGCTCAGGGCGGTGTGCTGCCCAACATCCAGGCTGTGCTGCTGCCCAAGAAGACCGAGAAACCCGCCAAATCCAAATAA
- the LOC125247983 gene encoding piggyBac transposable element-derived protein 4-like, with product MARHAPQEDLLMTVDSEEEFSSSSEDDEDIDDEGLHFEEGFDPDTFSDECENDSEQIPVAKRARNSSWKAETDVDINPETLRFLPARKPGPQLSLTDSHSPMSLFKLFFSESAVSNLCHNTNAQAARALAKGRKYSWTDVSVGEMYRYIGLVFYMATVKMSSIADYWRQDSLFSLPLPATVMSRDRYRTISWNLHMSHPDADKENDKKRGTAEHDQLFRLRPLLDTIRLACKTFYHPRRNLAVKERLVACRANAGMTGFTKTKSIKQGFKFFVLADSSNEYTVDLSVYTGKNSFPTGHGISYNAVMSLLDKKALGSGHHVYMDDFFTSPKLLTDLLGMKFGACGTYRDYRRGFPQSASNSLTKKSTRGSIRWIRDGPLVCVKWMDKKEVSVCSTIHAAYTGDRVQRKVKARDTWRTKTFPCPSPVIAYNHHMAGADLSDQLLEYFTAQHKTMKWYRKVFLHFLDIAATNAFILHKELHGNMTHKEFMEQLVADLCGVSQKEAPKQTSIDHVPVPGAELTSNVRKIATSGRRICAHCKAVFGKKQQTPWKCQACDVHLCLQLNRNCFQEWHKSV from the exons ATGGCTCGTCACGCACCCCAGGAAGATCTCCTGATGACTGTAGACAGCGAGGAAGAGTTCAGTTCTTCATCAGAAGACGATgaagacattgatgatgaagGCCTGCACTTTGAGGAGGGCTTTGATCCAGACACATTTTCTGATGA ATGTGAGAATGACAGCGAACAGATACCTGTTGCAAAGAGAGCCAGAAATTCGTCATGGAAAGCAGAAACTGATGTCGACATTAATCCAGAGACTCTGAGATTCCTGCCTGCACGGAAACCTGGGCCGCAGTTGAGTCTCACTGACTCTCACTCCCCTATGAGTCTTTTCAAACTGTTTTTCTCAGAGAGCGCCGTGTCAAATCTGTGCCACAACACAAACGCTCAGGCTGCCAGGGCACTTGCAAAGGGTCGCAAATACAGTTGGACAGATGTCAGTGTTGGCGAGATGTACCGCTACATTGGACTCGTTTTCTACATGGCAACGGTGAAGATGAGCTCCATCGCCGACTACTGGCGGCAGGACAGTCTTTTCTCTTTGCCTCTTCCTGCCACAGTTATGTCAAGGGACAGATATCGCACCATTTCATGGAATTTGCACATGAGTCACCCAGATGCAGAcaaggaaaatgacaaaaagaggGGCACAGCTGAACATGACCAGCTTTTCAGGCTCAGACCCCTCTTGGACACCATCCGTCTTGCGTGCAAAACCTTCTATCATCCTAGAAGAAATTTAGCTGTGAAGGAAAGACTGGTGGCATGCAGAGCAAATGCAGGAATGACAGGGTTCACGAAAACCAAGTCAATAAAGCAGGGCTTCAAGTTTTTTGTCCTCGCTGACTCATCAAATGAATATACTGTGGACCTCTCTGTGTACACGGGCAAAAACAGCTTCCCTACAGGCCATGGGATTTCATACAATGCTGTGATGTCTCTTCTGGACAAGAAAGCTTTGGGCTCTGGGCACCATGTTTACATGGACGATTTCTTTACAAGTCCAAAGCTCTTAACAGACCTGCTTGGTATGAAGTTTGGTGCTTGTGGGACTTACAGAGACTACAGGAGGGGCTTCCCACAGAGCGCATCTAATTCACTGACCAAAAAGTCCACCAGGGGATCCATCAGGTGGATTCGGGATGGGCCTCTTGTGTGTGTGAAGTGGATGGACAAAAAAGAGGTGTCTGTTTGTTCCACCATCCATGCTGCCTATACAGGAGACCGTGTGCAAAGAAAAGTGAAAGCACGAGATACATGGAGGACAAAGACTTTTCCGTGTCCCTCACCTGTGATTGCGTACAACCACCACATGGCGGGTGCTGACCTGTCCGATCAGCTGTTGGAGTATTTCACTGCACAGCACAAAACCATGAAGTGGTACAGAAAAGTCTTTCTACACTTCTTGGACATTGCTGCCACCAACGCTTTCATATTGCACAAGGAGCTACACGGCAACATGACGCACAAGGAGTTTATGGAGCAGCTTGTTGCAGATCTCTGTGGTGTGTCTCAGAAAGAAGCACCGAAACAGACCAGTATTGACCACGTGCCGGTTCCAGGAGCTGAGCTGACCTCGAATGTCAGAAAAATCGCCACTTCTGGTCGCCGCATATGTGCGCATTGCAAAGCAGTGTTTGGAAAGAAGCAACAGACACCTTGGAAATGTCAGGCATGTGATGTTCACTTGTGTCTTCAGTTGAACAGGAACTGTTTCCAGGAATGGCACaaaagtgtgtga
- the LOC125246654 gene encoding histone H4, translated as MSGRGKGGKGLGKGGAKRHRKVLRDNIQGITKPAIRRLARRGGVKRISGLIYEETRGVLKVFLENVIRDAVTYTEHAKRKTVTAMDVVYALKRQGRTLYGFGG; from the coding sequence ATGTCTGGAAGAGGCAAAGGCGGTAAAGGGCTCGGAAAAGGAGGCGCCAAGCGTCACCGTAAAGTTCTGCGCGATAACATCCAGGGAATCACCAAACCCGCCATCCGTCGTCTCGCTCGCCGTGGCGGTGTCAAGCGCATCTCCGGTCTGATCTACGAGGAGACCCGCGGAGTGTTGAAGGTGTTTCTGGAGAACGTCATCCGCGATGCCGTCACCTACACCGAGCACGCCAAGAGAAAGACCGTGACCGCCATGGATGTTGTGTACGCGCTGAAGCGACAGGGACGCACTCTGTACGGCTTCGGAGGATAA
- the LOC125246594 gene encoding histone H1-like, giving the protein MAETAPAPAAAAPAKAPKKSAAKAKKAGPGVGELIVKAVSASKERSGVSLAALKKAIAASGYDVEKNNSRVKIAIKSLVTKGTLVQVKGTGASGSFKLNKQKAETKKKPAKKAAPKVKKPAAKKPAAAKKPKSAAAKKPAAKKSPKKAKKPAATAPKKATKSPKKAKKPAAAKKAAKSPKKAKAAKPKAAKPKAAKPKKTAPKKK; this is encoded by the coding sequence ATGGCAGAAACCGCTCCAGCCCCGGCTGCTGCCGCCCCGGCCAAAGCGCCCAAGAAGTCAGCTGCGAAAGCCAAGAAAGCAGGTCCAGGCGTCGGTGAGCTCATCGTCAAAGCTGTGTCCGCATCCAAGGAGAGGAGCGGCGTGTCCCTCGCCGCCCTGAAGAAAGCCATCGCCGCCAGCGGCTACGACGTGGAGAAGAACAACTCCCGCGTCAAGATCGCCATCAAGAGCCTGGTGACTAAAGGCACCCTGGTGCAGGTCAAAGGGACCGGCGCTTCGGGCTCATTCAAGCTCAACAAGCAGAAAGCCGAGACCAAGAAGAAGCCGGCCAAGAAAGCGGCTCCTAAAGTGAAGAAGCCCGCGGCCAAGAAACCTGCTGCTGCCAAGAAGCCCAAGAGCGCAGCGGCAAAGAAGCCCGCCGCCAAGAAATCGCCCAAGAAGGCCAAGAAACCCGCCGCCACAGCCCCTAAGAAGGCGACGAAGAGCCCCAAGAAGGCAAAGAAGCCAGCAGCCGCTAAGAAAGCAGCCAAGAGCCCCAAAAAGGCCAAGGCGGCTAAACCTAAGGCGGCAAAGCCTAAAGCCGCCAAGCCTAAAAAGACAGCGcccaaaaagaaataa
- the LOC125246631 gene encoding histone H2B, whose product MPEPAKSAPKKGSKKAVTKTAGKGGKKRKRSRKESYAIYVYKVLKQVHPDTGISSKAMGIMNSFVNDIFERIAGESSRLAHYNKRSTITSREIQTAVRLLLPGELAKHAVSEGTKAVTKYTSSK is encoded by the coding sequence ATGCCTGAACCAGCAAAGTCCGCGCCTAAGAAGGGCTCCAAGAAGGCCGTCACGAAGACCGCCGGTAAGGGAGGAAAGAAGCGCAAGCGGTCCAGGAAGGAGAGCTACGCTATCTACGTCTACAAAGTCCTGAAGCAGGTTCATCCTGACACCGGCATCTCTTCCAAGGCGATGGGCATCATGAACTCTTTCGTCAACGACATCTTCGAGCGCATCGCCGGTGAGTCGTCTCGTCTCGCTCACTACAACAAGCGCTCCACCATCACTTCTAGAGAGATCCAGACCGCCGTGCGTCTGCTGCTGCCCGGAGAGCTGGCCAAACACGCCGTGTCCGAGGGCACCAAGGCCGTCACCAAGTACACCAGCTCCAAGTAG